One Salarias fasciatus chromosome 22, fSalaFa1.1, whole genome shotgun sequence DNA segment encodes these proteins:
- the LOC115409781 gene encoding galactose-specific lectin nattectin-like, protein MIIFFLLALGAASPSPDHEVQLQRGNCPMFWYSFQDRCYKYVASYMTWADAELHCVAQGANLVSVHSLEEHSFINSLIHNFDPARKHTWNGLSDIAKEGAWMWSDGSQVNFLLWNEGEPNNGGGAGFVEHCGHTNAGIDFMWNDAGCGYPVPCHPGQSGPGPQ, encoded by the exons ATGATCATCTTCTTTCTGCTGGCTCTGGGCGCTGCGTCTCCCTCACCAGATCATGAAGTCCAGCTGCAGCGGGGCAACTGTCCTATGTTTTGGTACAGCTTTCAAGACCGCTGCTACAAGTACGTGGCCTCATACATGACCTGGGCAGATGCAGAGCTACACTGTGTGGCACAGGGAGCCAACCTGGTGTCTGTTCACAGTCTGGAAGAGCACAGCTTTATCAACTCCTTAATCCATAACTTTGACCCCGCTCGAAAGCACACCTGGAACGGACTCAGCGACATTGCTAAAGAAGGAGCCTGGATGTGGTCCGATGGGTCTCAAGTCAACTTTCTGCTTTGGAACGAGGGAGAGCCAAACAATGGCGGAGGAGCAGGCTTTGTGGAGCACTGTGGGCACACCAACGCTGGCATCGACTTCATGTGGAATGATGCTGGATGCG GGTACCCTGTACCCTGCCACCCTGGACAGTCCGGCCCTGGTCCCCAGTGA
- the LOC115409591 gene encoding lactose-binding lectin l-2-like: MRFFLFLCFLALCAATPLEEKNMKLQRGGCPAFWFSFNGRCFRYVATRMTWADAELYCLSLGANLVSIHSEEEHNFVYTLIQTFDPAEGHTWIGLTDQHKESRWMWSDGSRADFLFWNPGEPNNSGGSEACVDTICGMKKKWNDARCSLLFPFVCALRPTCP, translated from the coding sequence ATgaggtttttcctctttttgtgtttcctcgCTCTTTGTGCTGCGACTCccttggaggagaaaaacatgaagctccagcgTGGCGGTTGTCCAGCGTTCTGGTTCAGCTTCAATGGCCGCTGCTTTCGGTACGTCGCCACAAGGATGACCTGGGCTGATGCAGAACTCTACTGTTTGTCACTGGGAGCCAACCTGGTGTCCATCCACAGTGAGGAGGAACATAACTTTGTCTATACACTGATTCAGACCTTTGACCCGGCTGAGGGCCACACCTGGATTGGACTCACCGACCAGCATAAGGAATCAAGGTGGATGTGGTCTGATGGATCCAGAGCTGACTTTCTCTTTTGGAATCCTGGAGAGCCAAACAACAGTGGAGGATCAGAGGCATGTGTTGATACCATTTGCGGCATGAAGAAGAAGTGGAATGATGCAAGATGCTCCCTCTTGTTTCCCTTTGTTTGCGCGTTACGTCCAACCTGCCCTTAG
- the LOC115409782 gene encoding lactose-binding lectin l-2-like produces the protein MMFFLFLCFLALCAATPLEEKNMKLQRGGCPPFWFSFKDRCYRYVAADKTWADAELYCVSQGANLVSIHSEEEHNFVNWLIKTLNPEQSYTWIGLSDVHKEGAWMWSDGSRFDFAIWRIGQPDNAGQIENCGHTNAGEQFRWNDFPCSTLLRFVCASLDILSRDSFLTLSE, from the coding sequence atgatgtttttcctctttttgtgtttcctcgCTCTTTGTGCTGCGACTCccttggaggagaaaaacatgaagctccagcgCGGCGGTTGTCCACCGTTCTGGTTCAGCTTCAAAGACCGCTGCTATCGGTACGTCGCCGCAGACAAGACCTGGGCTGATGCAGAACTCTACTGTGTGTCTCAGGGAGCCAACCTGGTGTCCATCCACAGTGAGGAGGAACACAACTTTGTCAACTGGTTGATTAAGACTTTGAATCCTGAGCAGAGCTATACCTGGATTGGACTCAGTGACGTTCATAAAGAAGGAGCCTGGATGTGGTCTGACGGATCCAGGTTTGACTTTGCAATTTGGAGGATTGGACAGCCTGATAATGCCGGGCAAATTGAAAACTGTGGCCATACCAACGCTGGTGAACAGTTCCGATGGAATGATTTTCCGTGTTCTACACTCTTGCGCTTTGTTTGTGCATCATTGGACATTCTGTCAAGGGACAGCTTTCTGACTTTATCTGAGTAA